One region of Thunnus thynnus chromosome 14, fThuThy2.1, whole genome shotgun sequence genomic DNA includes:
- the ldb1a gene encoding LIM domain-binding protein 1-A isoform X4 — protein MSVGGCACPGCSSKSFKLYSPKEPPNGGSFPPFHPGAMLDRDVGPTPMYPPSYMEPGMGRPTPYGNQTDYRIYELNKRLQNWTEDCDNLWWDAFTTEFFEDDAMLTITFCLEDGPKRYTIGRTLIPRYFRSIFEGGATELFYVLKHPKESFHSNFVSLDCDQCTMVTQNGKPMFTQVCVEGRLYLEFMFDDMMRIKTWHFSIRQHREVLPRSILAMHDPQMLDQLAKNITRCGLSNSTLNYLRLCVILEPMQELMSRHKTYSLSPRDCLKTCLFQKWQRMVAPPAEPARQAPNKRRKRKVSGGSTVSSGGGSNNNSNSKKKSPANSFSLSSQVPDLVGTKTCTVPELEDRS, from the exons GCTGTTCGTCAAAGTCATTCAAGCTGTACTCTCCTAAGGAGCCCCCCAACGGCGGCAGCTTTCCCCCCTTCCACCCAGGCGCTATGCTGGACAGAGATGTGGG gcCTACACCCATGTACCCCCCGTCATACATGGAGCCAGGAATGGG GAGACCCACACCGTACGGGAACCAGACAGACTACCGGATATATGAGCTGAACAAAAGGCTACAGAATTGGACAGAG GATTGTGATAATCTCTGGTGGGATGCCTTCACCACAGAGTTCTTTGAGGATGATGCCATGCTCACCATCACTTTCTGTCTAGAAGATGGACCCAAACGATACA CCATTGGCAGGACGTTGATTCCACGATACTTTCGGAGTATCTTTGAGGGGGGCGCCACTGAGCTGTTCTATGTCTTGAAGCATCCAAAGGAGTCCTTCCACAGTAACTTTGTATCTCTCGACTGTGACCAGTGCACCATGGTTACCCAGAACGGCAAACCTATGTTCACACAG GTTTGTGTGGAGGGCCGTCTGTACCTAGAGTTCATGTTTGATGACATGATGAGGATCAAGACGTGGCACTTCAGCATCAGACAACACAGAGAGGTCTTACCCAGGAGCATTTTGGCTATGCAT GATCCCCAGATGCTGGATCAACTGGCTAAAAATATCACCAGATGTGGGCTGTCCAACTCCACGCTCAACTACCTCCGT CTATGTGTGATATTGGAGCCCATGCAAGAGCTGATGTCCAGGCATAAGACCTACAGTTTGAGCCCAAGAGACTGCCTGAAGACTTGCCTCTTTCAAAAGTGGCAAAGAATGGTAGCACCTCCAG CTGAGCCAGCCAGACAAGCACCAAACAAGCGGCGGAAAAGGAAGGTGTCCGGTGGAAGCACCGTGAGCTCTGGTGGAGGCAGcaataacaacagcaacagcaaaaaGAAGAGTCCAGCCAACAgcttttctctctccagccaGGTACCT gACCTGGTTGGAACAAAAACCTGTACAGTGCCGGAGCTTGAGGACCGGAGTTGA
- the ldb1a gene encoding LIM domain-binding protein 1-A isoform X5, translating into MSVGGCACPGCSSKSFKLYSPKEPPNGGSFPPFHPGAMLDRDVGPTPMYPPSYMEPGMGRPTPYGNQTDYRIYELNKRLQNWTEDCDNLWWDAFTTEFFEDDAMLTITFCLEDGPKRYTIGRTLIPRYFRSIFEGGATELFYVLKHPKESFHSNFVSLDCDQCTMVTQNGKPMFTQVCVEGRLYLEFMFDDMMRIKTWHFSIRQHREVLPRSILAMHDPQMLDQLAKNITRCGLSNSTLNYLRLCVILEPMQELMSRHKTYSLSPRDCLKTCLFQKWQRMVAPPAEPARQAPNKRRKRKVSGGSTVSSGGGSNNNSNSKKKSPANSFSLSSQDLVGTKTCTVPELEDRS; encoded by the exons GCTGTTCGTCAAAGTCATTCAAGCTGTACTCTCCTAAGGAGCCCCCCAACGGCGGCAGCTTTCCCCCCTTCCACCCAGGCGCTATGCTGGACAGAGATGTGGG gcCTACACCCATGTACCCCCCGTCATACATGGAGCCAGGAATGGG GAGACCCACACCGTACGGGAACCAGACAGACTACCGGATATATGAGCTGAACAAAAGGCTACAGAATTGGACAGAG GATTGTGATAATCTCTGGTGGGATGCCTTCACCACAGAGTTCTTTGAGGATGATGCCATGCTCACCATCACTTTCTGTCTAGAAGATGGACCCAAACGATACA CCATTGGCAGGACGTTGATTCCACGATACTTTCGGAGTATCTTTGAGGGGGGCGCCACTGAGCTGTTCTATGTCTTGAAGCATCCAAAGGAGTCCTTCCACAGTAACTTTGTATCTCTCGACTGTGACCAGTGCACCATGGTTACCCAGAACGGCAAACCTATGTTCACACAG GTTTGTGTGGAGGGCCGTCTGTACCTAGAGTTCATGTTTGATGACATGATGAGGATCAAGACGTGGCACTTCAGCATCAGACAACACAGAGAGGTCTTACCCAGGAGCATTTTGGCTATGCAT GATCCCCAGATGCTGGATCAACTGGCTAAAAATATCACCAGATGTGGGCTGTCCAACTCCACGCTCAACTACCTCCGT CTATGTGTGATATTGGAGCCCATGCAAGAGCTGATGTCCAGGCATAAGACCTACAGTTTGAGCCCAAGAGACTGCCTGAAGACTTGCCTCTTTCAAAAGTGGCAAAGAATGGTAGCACCTCCAG CTGAGCCAGCCAGACAAGCACCAAACAAGCGGCGGAAAAGGAAGGTGTCCGGTGGAAGCACCGTGAGCTCTGGTGGAGGCAGcaataacaacagcaacagcaaaaaGAAGAGTCCAGCCAACAgcttttctctctccagccaG gACCTGGTTGGAACAAAAACCTGTACAGTGCCGGAGCTTGAGGACCGGAGTTGA
- the ldb1a gene encoding LIM domain-binding protein 1-A isoform X2, whose protein sequence is MSVGGCACPGCSSKSFKLYSPKEPPNGGSFPPFHPGAMLDRDVGPTPMYPPSYMEPGMGRPTPYGNQTDYRIYELNKRLQNWTEDCDNLWWDAFTTEFFEDDAMLTITFCLEDGPKRYTIGRTLIPRYFRSIFEGGATELFYVLKHPKESFHSNFVSLDCDQCTMVTQNGKPMFTQVCVEGRLYLEFMFDDMMRIKTWHFSIRQHREVLPRSILAMHDPQMLDQLAKNITRCGLSNSTLNYLRLCVILEPMQELMSRHKTYSLSPRDCLKTCLFQKWQRMVAPPAEPARQAPNKRRKRKVSGGSTVSSGGGSNNNSNSKKKSPANSFSLSSQDVMMVGEPTLMGGEFGDEDERLITRLENTQFDGANGLEDEDSFNSSPALGAHSPWNNKAPSSQESKNDNSQSSQ, encoded by the exons GCTGTTCGTCAAAGTCATTCAAGCTGTACTCTCCTAAGGAGCCCCCCAACGGCGGCAGCTTTCCCCCCTTCCACCCAGGCGCTATGCTGGACAGAGATGTGGG gcCTACACCCATGTACCCCCCGTCATACATGGAGCCAGGAATGGG GAGACCCACACCGTACGGGAACCAGACAGACTACCGGATATATGAGCTGAACAAAAGGCTACAGAATTGGACAGAG GATTGTGATAATCTCTGGTGGGATGCCTTCACCACAGAGTTCTTTGAGGATGATGCCATGCTCACCATCACTTTCTGTCTAGAAGATGGACCCAAACGATACA CCATTGGCAGGACGTTGATTCCACGATACTTTCGGAGTATCTTTGAGGGGGGCGCCACTGAGCTGTTCTATGTCTTGAAGCATCCAAAGGAGTCCTTCCACAGTAACTTTGTATCTCTCGACTGTGACCAGTGCACCATGGTTACCCAGAACGGCAAACCTATGTTCACACAG GTTTGTGTGGAGGGCCGTCTGTACCTAGAGTTCATGTTTGATGACATGATGAGGATCAAGACGTGGCACTTCAGCATCAGACAACACAGAGAGGTCTTACCCAGGAGCATTTTGGCTATGCAT GATCCCCAGATGCTGGATCAACTGGCTAAAAATATCACCAGATGTGGGCTGTCCAACTCCACGCTCAACTACCTCCGT CTATGTGTGATATTGGAGCCCATGCAAGAGCTGATGTCCAGGCATAAGACCTACAGTTTGAGCCCAAGAGACTGCCTGAAGACTTGCCTCTTTCAAAAGTGGCAAAGAATGGTAGCACCTCCAG CTGAGCCAGCCAGACAAGCACCAAACAAGCGGCGGAAAAGGAAGGTGTCCGGTGGAAGCACCGTGAGCTCTGGTGGAGGCAGcaataacaacagcaacagcaaaaaGAAGAGTCCAGCCAACAgcttttctctctccagccaG GACGTGATGATGGTGGGAGAGCCCACTCTGATGGGAGGGGAGTTTGGTGACGAGGACGAGCGTCTGATCACGCGGCTGGAGAACACGCAGTTCGATGGGGCGAATGGCCTGGAAGATGAGGACAGTTTCAACAGCTCGCCTGCACTGGGGGCACACTCGCCCTGGAACAACAAGGCTCCCTCCAGTCAGGAGAGCAAGAATGACAACTCCCAGTCATCCCAGTAG
- the ldb1a gene encoding LIM domain-binding protein 1-A isoform X1 — protein sequence MSVGGCACPGCSSKSFKLYSPKEPPNGGSFPPFHPGAMLDRDVGPTPMYPPSYMEPGMGRPTPYGNQTDYRIYELNKRLQNWTEDCDNLWWDAFTTEFFEDDAMLTITFCLEDGPKRYTIGRTLIPRYFRSIFEGGATELFYVLKHPKESFHSNFVSLDCDQCTMVTQNGKPMFTQVCVEGRLYLEFMFDDMMRIKTWHFSIRQHREVLPRSILAMHDPQMLDQLAKNITRCGLSNSTLNYLRLCVILEPMQELMSRHKTYSLSPRDCLKTCLFQKWQRMVAPPAEPARQAPNKRRKRKVSGGSTVSSGGGSNNNSNSKKKSPANSFSLSSQVPDVMMVGEPTLMGGEFGDEDERLITRLENTQFDGANGLEDEDSFNSSPALGAHSPWNNKAPSSQESKNDNSQSSQ from the exons GCTGTTCGTCAAAGTCATTCAAGCTGTACTCTCCTAAGGAGCCCCCCAACGGCGGCAGCTTTCCCCCCTTCCACCCAGGCGCTATGCTGGACAGAGATGTGGG gcCTACACCCATGTACCCCCCGTCATACATGGAGCCAGGAATGGG GAGACCCACACCGTACGGGAACCAGACAGACTACCGGATATATGAGCTGAACAAAAGGCTACAGAATTGGACAGAG GATTGTGATAATCTCTGGTGGGATGCCTTCACCACAGAGTTCTTTGAGGATGATGCCATGCTCACCATCACTTTCTGTCTAGAAGATGGACCCAAACGATACA CCATTGGCAGGACGTTGATTCCACGATACTTTCGGAGTATCTTTGAGGGGGGCGCCACTGAGCTGTTCTATGTCTTGAAGCATCCAAAGGAGTCCTTCCACAGTAACTTTGTATCTCTCGACTGTGACCAGTGCACCATGGTTACCCAGAACGGCAAACCTATGTTCACACAG GTTTGTGTGGAGGGCCGTCTGTACCTAGAGTTCATGTTTGATGACATGATGAGGATCAAGACGTGGCACTTCAGCATCAGACAACACAGAGAGGTCTTACCCAGGAGCATTTTGGCTATGCAT GATCCCCAGATGCTGGATCAACTGGCTAAAAATATCACCAGATGTGGGCTGTCCAACTCCACGCTCAACTACCTCCGT CTATGTGTGATATTGGAGCCCATGCAAGAGCTGATGTCCAGGCATAAGACCTACAGTTTGAGCCCAAGAGACTGCCTGAAGACTTGCCTCTTTCAAAAGTGGCAAAGAATGGTAGCACCTCCAG CTGAGCCAGCCAGACAAGCACCAAACAAGCGGCGGAAAAGGAAGGTGTCCGGTGGAAGCACCGTGAGCTCTGGTGGAGGCAGcaataacaacagcaacagcaaaaaGAAGAGTCCAGCCAACAgcttttctctctccagccaGGTACCT GACGTGATGATGGTGGGAGAGCCCACTCTGATGGGAGGGGAGTTTGGTGACGAGGACGAGCGTCTGATCACGCGGCTGGAGAACACGCAGTTCGATGGGGCGAATGGCCTGGAAGATGAGGACAGTTTCAACAGCTCGCCTGCACTGGGGGCACACTCGCCCTGGAACAACAAGGCTCCCTCCAGTCAGGAGAGCAAGAATGACAACTCCCAGTCATCCCAGTAG
- the ldb1a gene encoding LIM domain-binding protein 1-A isoform X3 yields the protein MLDRDVGPTPMYPPSYMEPGMGRPTPYGNQTDYRIYELNKRLQNWTEDCDNLWWDAFTTEFFEDDAMLTITFCLEDGPKRYTIGRTLIPRYFRSIFEGGATELFYVLKHPKESFHSNFVSLDCDQCTMVTQNGKPMFTQVCVEGRLYLEFMFDDMMRIKTWHFSIRQHREVLPRSILAMHDPQMLDQLAKNITRCGLSNSTLNYLRLCVILEPMQELMSRHKTYSLSPRDCLKTCLFQKWQRMVAPPAEPARQAPNKRRKRKVSGGSTVSSGGGSNNNSNSKKKSPANSFSLSSQVPDVMMVGEPTLMGGEFGDEDERLITRLENTQFDGANGLEDEDSFNSSPALGAHSPWNNKAPSSQESKNDNSQSSQ from the exons ATGCTGGACAGAGATGTGGG gcCTACACCCATGTACCCCCCGTCATACATGGAGCCAGGAATGGG GAGACCCACACCGTACGGGAACCAGACAGACTACCGGATATATGAGCTGAACAAAAGGCTACAGAATTGGACAGAG GATTGTGATAATCTCTGGTGGGATGCCTTCACCACAGAGTTCTTTGAGGATGATGCCATGCTCACCATCACTTTCTGTCTAGAAGATGGACCCAAACGATACA CCATTGGCAGGACGTTGATTCCACGATACTTTCGGAGTATCTTTGAGGGGGGCGCCACTGAGCTGTTCTATGTCTTGAAGCATCCAAAGGAGTCCTTCCACAGTAACTTTGTATCTCTCGACTGTGACCAGTGCACCATGGTTACCCAGAACGGCAAACCTATGTTCACACAG GTTTGTGTGGAGGGCCGTCTGTACCTAGAGTTCATGTTTGATGACATGATGAGGATCAAGACGTGGCACTTCAGCATCAGACAACACAGAGAGGTCTTACCCAGGAGCATTTTGGCTATGCAT GATCCCCAGATGCTGGATCAACTGGCTAAAAATATCACCAGATGTGGGCTGTCCAACTCCACGCTCAACTACCTCCGT CTATGTGTGATATTGGAGCCCATGCAAGAGCTGATGTCCAGGCATAAGACCTACAGTTTGAGCCCAAGAGACTGCCTGAAGACTTGCCTCTTTCAAAAGTGGCAAAGAATGGTAGCACCTCCAG CTGAGCCAGCCAGACAAGCACCAAACAAGCGGCGGAAAAGGAAGGTGTCCGGTGGAAGCACCGTGAGCTCTGGTGGAGGCAGcaataacaacagcaacagcaaaaaGAAGAGTCCAGCCAACAgcttttctctctccagccaGGTACCT GACGTGATGATGGTGGGAGAGCCCACTCTGATGGGAGGGGAGTTTGGTGACGAGGACGAGCGTCTGATCACGCGGCTGGAGAACACGCAGTTCGATGGGGCGAATGGCCTGGAAGATGAGGACAGTTTCAACAGCTCGCCTGCACTGGGGGCACACTCGCCCTGGAACAACAAGGCTCCCTCCAGTCAGGAGAGCAAGAATGACAACTCCCAGTCATCCCAGTAG